Proteins from a single region of Felis catus isolate Fca126 chromosome B4, F.catus_Fca126_mat1.0, whole genome shotgun sequence:
- the MICALL1 gene encoding MICAL-like protein 1 isoform X3, translated as MAGPRGALLAWCRRQCEGYRGVDIRDLSSSFRDGLAFCAILHRHRPDLLDFDALSKDNVFENNRLAFEVAEKELGIPALLDPNDMVSMSVPDCLSIMTYVSQYYNHFSSPGPASVSSPRKAQAPSSPPSGAPTPAQPGDRAQGEELSSGSLSEQGAHRTPSSTCAACQQHVHLVQRYLAEGKLYHRHCFRCRRCSSTLLPGAYRSGPEEGTFVCAEHCARLGPGGRSGTKAGPPLQPKQRQLAEEAEDVDGGGPGPGAPVGAEVDVPKAGPEARPQIPTKPRVPSKPQELGSSPAGRPTPAPRKASENTAPTPPTPRPRSSLQHETPGEPGGGSGLVNGRLHEPPVPKPRGTPKLSERTPAPRKDPPWITLVQAEPKKKPAPLPPSSSPGPPSRDSRRVENGGVAEVAQQSQVTAGLEPKPYNPFEEEEEEEEQEASPNAPGLTTGPALAHSESTPKSLHPWYGITPTSSPKTKKRPAPRAPSASPLALHTSRLSHSEPPSATPSPALSVESLSSEGPGQTPPGELLEPPVVPKSSSEPAVHAPDTPATSASLFANSSLSSSGELVQPSTDRTPQASPGLAPDTRGGPGPQPAKPCGGAAPTPLLLVGDKSPVPSPGTSSPQLQVKSSCKENPFNRKASPTASPTTKKATKGSKPARPPAPGHGFPLIKRKVQADQYIPEEDIHGEMDTIERQLDALEHRGVLLEEKLRGGVNEGREDDMLVDWFKLIHEKHLLVRRESELIYVFKQQNLEQRQADVEFELRCLLNKPEKDWTEEDRGREKVLMQELVTLIEQRNAIVNCLDEDRQREEEEDKMLEAMIRRKEFQREAEPEGKKKGKFKTMKVLKLLGNKRDTKSKSPGDKS; from the exons AGATTTTGATGCGCTTTCCAAGGACAATGTCTTCGAGAACAACCGTTTG GCCTTTGAAGTGGCCGAGAAGGAGCTGGGGATCCCTGCTCTCCTGGACCCCAATGACATGGTCTCCATGAGTGTCCCTGACTGCCTCAGCATCATGACCTACGTGTCCCAGTATTACAACCACTTCTCCAGCCCGGGCCCAG CTAGTGTCTCATCACCTAGAAAGGCCCAGGCACCCTCCTCCCCGCCATCCGGAGCACCTACTCCAGCACAACCAGGAGACAGGGCTCAG GGTGAGGAGCTCTCCTCCGGCAGTCTGTCAGAGCAGGGTGCCCACCGGACCCCCAGCAGCACGTGCGCGGCCTGCCAACAGCACGTGCATCTGGTGCAGCGTTACTTGGCCGAGGGCAAACTCTACCACAGGCACTGCTTCCG GTGTCGGCGGTGCTCCAGCACGCTGCTCCCTGGAGCTTACCGAAGTGGGCCTGAGGAAGGCACCTTCGTGTGTGCGGAGCACTGTGCCAGGCTGGGCCCGGGTGGGCGGTCGGGGACCAAGGCCGGGCCGCCTCTGCAGCCGAAGCAGCGGCAACTTGCAGAAGAAGCCGAGGATGTGGACGGAGGCGGCCCCGGCCCTGGTGCACCTGTCGGGGCTGAGGTGGATGTGCCCAAGGCCGGCCCCGAGGCCCGGCCCCAGATCCCCACCAAGCCCCGGGTTCCAAGCAAACCGCAGGAGCTGGGCAGCTCTCCGGCCGGCCGCCCCACGCCTGCCCCGAGGAAGGCGTCTGAGAACACGGCCCCGACGCCCCCCACGCCCCGGCCCCGGTCCAGTCTGCAGCATGAGACCCCGGGGGAGCCGGGTGGTGGCAGCGGCTTAGTAAATG GAAGGCTGCACGAACCCCCCGTCCCCAAGCCGAGAGGGACCCCCAAGCTGTCTGAGAG GACACCAGCCCCCAGGAAGGATCCCCCATGGATCACACTGGTGCAGGCAGAGCCAAAGAAGaagccagcccccctccccccgagcAGCAGCCCCGGACCTCCAAGCCGGGACAGCAGGCGGGTGGAGAACGGAGGCGTGGCGGAGGTGGCCCAGCAGAGCCAGGTGACAGCTGGCCTGGAGCCCAAGCCCTACAACCCCttcgaggaggaggaggaggaagaggagcaggaggCATCCCCAAATGCACCCGGCCTGACCACAGGCCCCGCCCTGGCCCACTCGGAGTCCACACCCAAGTCCCTGCACCCCTGGTATGGCATCACCCCCACCAGCAGCCCCAAGACAAAGAAGCGCCCTGCCCCCCGAGCGCCCAGCGCCTCCCCACTCG CTCTCCACACCTCCCGCCTCTCACACTCGGAGCCTCCCTCGGCTACCCCGTCGCCAGCCCTCAGCGTGGAGAGCCTGTCGTCCGAGGGCCCCGGCCAGACCCCGCCTGGGGAACTTCTGGAGCCACCGGTCGTGCCCAAGAGctcctcagagcctgcagtcCATGCCCCTGACACCCCCGCGACCTCTGCCAGCCTCTTCGCcaactcctccctctcctcctctggggAACTGGTGCAGCCCAGCACAGACCGGACACCCCAAGCCAGCCCTGGCCTCGCTCCCGACACTAGGGGCGGCCCGGGGCCCCAGCCAGCCAAGCCCTGCGGTGGCGCTGCCCCCACGCCTCTCTTACTGGTTGGAGACAAGAGCCCCGTGCCTTCTCCTGGAACCTCATCCCCGCAGCTCCAGGTAAAG TCTTCCTGCAAGGAGAATCCCTTTAACCGGAAGGCATCACCCACAGCATCCCCAACCACAAAGAAGGCCACCAAGGGATCCAAGCCAGCCAGGCCACCTGCCCCAGGACACGGCTTCCCACTCATCAAGCGCAAG GTCCAGGCTGACCAGTACATCCCCGAGGAGGACATCCACGGAGAGATGGACACTATTGAGCGCCAGCTGGATGCCCTGGAACACCGTGGGGTCCTGCTGGAGGAGAAGCTTCGTGGCGGAGTAAATG AGGGCCGTGAGGACGACATGCTGGTCGACTGGTTCAAGCTCATCCATGAGAAGCATCTGCTGGTGCGGCGGGAGTCTGAGCTCATCTATGT TTTCAAGCAGCAGAACCTGGAGCAGCGCCAGGCGGATGTGGAGTTCGAGCTGCGGTGCCTTCTCAACAAGCCCG AAAAGGACTGGACAGAGGAGGACCGGGGCCGAGAGAAGGTGCTGATGCAGGAGCTCGTGACCCTCATCGAGCAGCGCAACGCCATCGTCAACTGCCTGGACGAGGACCGGCAGAG ggaggaagaggaagacaagaTGTTGGAAGCCATGATCAGGAGGAAAG AGTTCCAGAGGGAGGCTGAACCCGAGGGCAAGAAAAAGGGGAAGTTCAAGACCATGAAGGTGCTGAAGCTGCTAGGGAACAAGCGTGATACCAAGAGCAAGTCCCCGGGGGACAAGAGCTAA
- the MICALL1 gene encoding MICAL-like protein 1 isoform X2 produces MVQMRLVHSVPGGTTSACRGALCWTLEQRVWGDVDAEAKQLRWRRTRASACRGTGDSCSNTDTGDFDALSKDNVFENNRLAFEVAEKELGIPALLDPNDMVSMSVPDCLSIMTYVSQYYNHFSSPGPASVSSPRKAQAPSSPPSGAPTPAQPGDRAQGEELSSGSLSEQGAHRTPSSTCAACQQHVHLVQRYLAEGKLYHRHCFRCRRCSSTLLPGAYRSGPEEGTFVCAEHCARLGPGGRSGTKAGPPLQPKQRQLAEEAEDVDGGGPGPGAPVGAEVDVPKAGPEARPQIPTKPRVPSKPQELGSSPAGRPTPAPRKASENTAPTPPTPRPRSSLQHETPGEPGGGSGLVNGRLHEPPVPKPRGTPKLSERTPAPRKDPPWITLVQAEPKKKPAPLPPSSSPGPPSRDSRRVENGGVAEVAQQSQVTAGLEPKPYNPFEEEEEEEEQEASPNAPGLTTGPALAHSESTPKSLHPWYGITPTSSPKTKKRPAPRAPSASPLALHTSRLSHSEPPSATPSPALSVESLSSEGPGQTPPGELLEPPVVPKSSSEPAVHAPDTPATSASLFANSSLSSSGELVQPSTDRTPQASPGLAPDTRGGPGPQPAKPCGGAAPTPLLLVGDKSPVPSPGTSSPQLQSSCKENPFNRKASPTASPTTKKATKGSKPARPPAPGHGFPLIKRKVQADQYIPEEDIHGEMDTIERQLDALEHRGVLLEEKLRGGVNEGREDDMLVDWFKLIHEKHLLVRRESELIYVFKQQNLEQRQADVEFELRCLLNKPEKDWTEEDRGREKVLMQELVTLIEQRNAIVNCLDEDRQREEEEDKMLEAMIRRKEFQREAEPEGKKKGKFKTMKVLKLLGNKRDTKSKSPGDKS; encoded by the exons AGATTTTGATGCGCTTTCCAAGGACAATGTCTTCGAGAACAACCGTTTG GCCTTTGAAGTGGCCGAGAAGGAGCTGGGGATCCCTGCTCTCCTGGACCCCAATGACATGGTCTCCATGAGTGTCCCTGACTGCCTCAGCATCATGACCTACGTGTCCCAGTATTACAACCACTTCTCCAGCCCGGGCCCAG CTAGTGTCTCATCACCTAGAAAGGCCCAGGCACCCTCCTCCCCGCCATCCGGAGCACCTACTCCAGCACAACCAGGAGACAGGGCTCAG GGTGAGGAGCTCTCCTCCGGCAGTCTGTCAGAGCAGGGTGCCCACCGGACCCCCAGCAGCACGTGCGCGGCCTGCCAACAGCACGTGCATCTGGTGCAGCGTTACTTGGCCGAGGGCAAACTCTACCACAGGCACTGCTTCCG GTGTCGGCGGTGCTCCAGCACGCTGCTCCCTGGAGCTTACCGAAGTGGGCCTGAGGAAGGCACCTTCGTGTGTGCGGAGCACTGTGCCAGGCTGGGCCCGGGTGGGCGGTCGGGGACCAAGGCCGGGCCGCCTCTGCAGCCGAAGCAGCGGCAACTTGCAGAAGAAGCCGAGGATGTGGACGGAGGCGGCCCCGGCCCTGGTGCACCTGTCGGGGCTGAGGTGGATGTGCCCAAGGCCGGCCCCGAGGCCCGGCCCCAGATCCCCACCAAGCCCCGGGTTCCAAGCAAACCGCAGGAGCTGGGCAGCTCTCCGGCCGGCCGCCCCACGCCTGCCCCGAGGAAGGCGTCTGAGAACACGGCCCCGACGCCCCCCACGCCCCGGCCCCGGTCCAGTCTGCAGCATGAGACCCCGGGGGAGCCGGGTGGTGGCAGCGGCTTAGTAAATG GAAGGCTGCACGAACCCCCCGTCCCCAAGCCGAGAGGGACCCCCAAGCTGTCTGAGAG GACACCAGCCCCCAGGAAGGATCCCCCATGGATCACACTGGTGCAGGCAGAGCCAAAGAAGaagccagcccccctccccccgagcAGCAGCCCCGGACCTCCAAGCCGGGACAGCAGGCGGGTGGAGAACGGAGGCGTGGCGGAGGTGGCCCAGCAGAGCCAGGTGACAGCTGGCCTGGAGCCCAAGCCCTACAACCCCttcgaggaggaggaggaggaagaggagcaggaggCATCCCCAAATGCACCCGGCCTGACCACAGGCCCCGCCCTGGCCCACTCGGAGTCCACACCCAAGTCCCTGCACCCCTGGTATGGCATCACCCCCACCAGCAGCCCCAAGACAAAGAAGCGCCCTGCCCCCCGAGCGCCCAGCGCCTCCCCACTCG CTCTCCACACCTCCCGCCTCTCACACTCGGAGCCTCCCTCGGCTACCCCGTCGCCAGCCCTCAGCGTGGAGAGCCTGTCGTCCGAGGGCCCCGGCCAGACCCCGCCTGGGGAACTTCTGGAGCCACCGGTCGTGCCCAAGAGctcctcagagcctgcagtcCATGCCCCTGACACCCCCGCGACCTCTGCCAGCCTCTTCGCcaactcctccctctcctcctctggggAACTGGTGCAGCCCAGCACAGACCGGACACCCCAAGCCAGCCCTGGCCTCGCTCCCGACACTAGGGGCGGCCCGGGGCCCCAGCCAGCCAAGCCCTGCGGTGGCGCTGCCCCCACGCCTCTCTTACTGGTTGGAGACAAGAGCCCCGTGCCTTCTCCTGGAACCTCATCCCCGCAGCTCCAG TCTTCCTGCAAGGAGAATCCCTTTAACCGGAAGGCATCACCCACAGCATCCCCAACCACAAAGAAGGCCACCAAGGGATCCAAGCCAGCCAGGCCACCTGCCCCAGGACACGGCTTCCCACTCATCAAGCGCAAG GTCCAGGCTGACCAGTACATCCCCGAGGAGGACATCCACGGAGAGATGGACACTATTGAGCGCCAGCTGGATGCCCTGGAACACCGTGGGGTCCTGCTGGAGGAGAAGCTTCGTGGCGGAGTAAATG AGGGCCGTGAGGACGACATGCTGGTCGACTGGTTCAAGCTCATCCATGAGAAGCATCTGCTGGTGCGGCGGGAGTCTGAGCTCATCTATGT TTTCAAGCAGCAGAACCTGGAGCAGCGCCAGGCGGATGTGGAGTTCGAGCTGCGGTGCCTTCTCAACAAGCCCG AAAAGGACTGGACAGAGGAGGACCGGGGCCGAGAGAAGGTGCTGATGCAGGAGCTCGTGACCCTCATCGAGCAGCGCAACGCCATCGTCAACTGCCTGGACGAGGACCGGCAGAG ggaggaagaggaagacaagaTGTTGGAAGCCATGATCAGGAGGAAAG AGTTCCAGAGGGAGGCTGAACCCGAGGGCAAGAAAAAGGGGAAGTTCAAGACCATGAAGGTGCTGAAGCTGCTAGGGAACAAGCGTGATACCAAGAGCAAGTCCCCGGGGGACAAGAGCTAA
- the MICALL1 gene encoding MICAL-like protein 1 isoform X4 yields MVQMRLVHSVPGGTTSACRGALCWTLEQRVWGDVDAEAKQLRWRRTRASACRGTGDSCSNTDTGDFDALSKDNVFENNRLAFEVAEKELGIPALLDPNDMVSMSVPDCLSIMTYVSQYYNHFSSPGPASVSSPRKAQAPSSPPSGAPTPAQPGDRAQGEELSSGSLSEQGAHRTPSSTCAACQQHVHLVQRYLAEGKLYHRHCFRCRRCSSTLLPGAYRSGPEEGTFVCAEHCARLGPGGRSGTKAGPPLQPKQRQLAEEAEDVDGGGPGPGAPVGAEVDVPKAGPEARPQIPTKPRVPSKPQELGSSPAGRPTPAPRKASENTAPTPPTPRPRSSLQHETPGEPGGGSGLVNGRLHEPPVPKPRGTPKLSERTPAPRKDPPWITLVQAEPKKKPAPLPPSSSPGPPSRDSRRVENGGVAEVAQQSQVTAGLEPKPYNPFEEEEEEEEQEASPNAPGLTTGPALAHSESTPKSLHPWYGITPTSSPKTKKRPAPRAPSASPLALHTSRLSHSEPPSATPSPALSVESLSSEGPGQTPPGELLEPPVVPKSSSEPAVHAPDTPATSASLFANSSLSSSGELVQPSTDRTPQASPGLAPDTRGGPGPQPAKPCGGAAPTPLLLVGDKSPVPSPGTSSPQLQVKSSCKENPFNRKASPTASPTTKKATKGSKPARPPAPGHGFPLIKRKVQADQYIPEEDIHGEMDTIERQLDALEHRGVLLEEKLRGGVNEGREDDMLVDWFKLIHEKHLLVRRESELIYVFKQQNLEQRQADVEFELRCLLNKPEKDWTEEDRGREKVLMQELVTLIEQRNAIVNCLDEDRQREEEEDKMLEAMIRRKEFQREAEPEGKKKGKFKTMKD; encoded by the exons AGATTTTGATGCGCTTTCCAAGGACAATGTCTTCGAGAACAACCGTTTG GCCTTTGAAGTGGCCGAGAAGGAGCTGGGGATCCCTGCTCTCCTGGACCCCAATGACATGGTCTCCATGAGTGTCCCTGACTGCCTCAGCATCATGACCTACGTGTCCCAGTATTACAACCACTTCTCCAGCCCGGGCCCAG CTAGTGTCTCATCACCTAGAAAGGCCCAGGCACCCTCCTCCCCGCCATCCGGAGCACCTACTCCAGCACAACCAGGAGACAGGGCTCAG GGTGAGGAGCTCTCCTCCGGCAGTCTGTCAGAGCAGGGTGCCCACCGGACCCCCAGCAGCACGTGCGCGGCCTGCCAACAGCACGTGCATCTGGTGCAGCGTTACTTGGCCGAGGGCAAACTCTACCACAGGCACTGCTTCCG GTGTCGGCGGTGCTCCAGCACGCTGCTCCCTGGAGCTTACCGAAGTGGGCCTGAGGAAGGCACCTTCGTGTGTGCGGAGCACTGTGCCAGGCTGGGCCCGGGTGGGCGGTCGGGGACCAAGGCCGGGCCGCCTCTGCAGCCGAAGCAGCGGCAACTTGCAGAAGAAGCCGAGGATGTGGACGGAGGCGGCCCCGGCCCTGGTGCACCTGTCGGGGCTGAGGTGGATGTGCCCAAGGCCGGCCCCGAGGCCCGGCCCCAGATCCCCACCAAGCCCCGGGTTCCAAGCAAACCGCAGGAGCTGGGCAGCTCTCCGGCCGGCCGCCCCACGCCTGCCCCGAGGAAGGCGTCTGAGAACACGGCCCCGACGCCCCCCACGCCCCGGCCCCGGTCCAGTCTGCAGCATGAGACCCCGGGGGAGCCGGGTGGTGGCAGCGGCTTAGTAAATG GAAGGCTGCACGAACCCCCCGTCCCCAAGCCGAGAGGGACCCCCAAGCTGTCTGAGAG GACACCAGCCCCCAGGAAGGATCCCCCATGGATCACACTGGTGCAGGCAGAGCCAAAGAAGaagccagcccccctccccccgagcAGCAGCCCCGGACCTCCAAGCCGGGACAGCAGGCGGGTGGAGAACGGAGGCGTGGCGGAGGTGGCCCAGCAGAGCCAGGTGACAGCTGGCCTGGAGCCCAAGCCCTACAACCCCttcgaggaggaggaggaggaagaggagcaggaggCATCCCCAAATGCACCCGGCCTGACCACAGGCCCCGCCCTGGCCCACTCGGAGTCCACACCCAAGTCCCTGCACCCCTGGTATGGCATCACCCCCACCAGCAGCCCCAAGACAAAGAAGCGCCCTGCCCCCCGAGCGCCCAGCGCCTCCCCACTCG CTCTCCACACCTCCCGCCTCTCACACTCGGAGCCTCCCTCGGCTACCCCGTCGCCAGCCCTCAGCGTGGAGAGCCTGTCGTCCGAGGGCCCCGGCCAGACCCCGCCTGGGGAACTTCTGGAGCCACCGGTCGTGCCCAAGAGctcctcagagcctgcagtcCATGCCCCTGACACCCCCGCGACCTCTGCCAGCCTCTTCGCcaactcctccctctcctcctctggggAACTGGTGCAGCCCAGCACAGACCGGACACCCCAAGCCAGCCCTGGCCTCGCTCCCGACACTAGGGGCGGCCCGGGGCCCCAGCCAGCCAAGCCCTGCGGTGGCGCTGCCCCCACGCCTCTCTTACTGGTTGGAGACAAGAGCCCCGTGCCTTCTCCTGGAACCTCATCCCCGCAGCTCCAGGTAAAG TCTTCCTGCAAGGAGAATCCCTTTAACCGGAAGGCATCACCCACAGCATCCCCAACCACAAAGAAGGCCACCAAGGGATCCAAGCCAGCCAGGCCACCTGCCCCAGGACACGGCTTCCCACTCATCAAGCGCAAG GTCCAGGCTGACCAGTACATCCCCGAGGAGGACATCCACGGAGAGATGGACACTATTGAGCGCCAGCTGGATGCCCTGGAACACCGTGGGGTCCTGCTGGAGGAGAAGCTTCGTGGCGGAGTAAATG AGGGCCGTGAGGACGACATGCTGGTCGACTGGTTCAAGCTCATCCATGAGAAGCATCTGCTGGTGCGGCGGGAGTCTGAGCTCATCTATGT TTTCAAGCAGCAGAACCTGGAGCAGCGCCAGGCGGATGTGGAGTTCGAGCTGCGGTGCCTTCTCAACAAGCCCG AAAAGGACTGGACAGAGGAGGACCGGGGCCGAGAGAAGGTGCTGATGCAGGAGCTCGTGACCCTCATCGAGCAGCGCAACGCCATCGTCAACTGCCTGGACGAGGACCGGCAGAG ggaggaagaggaagacaagaTGTTGGAAGCCATGATCAGGAGGAAAG AGTTCCAGAGGGAGGCTGAACCCGAGGGCAAGAAAAAGGGGAAGTTCAAGACCATGAAG GACTGA
- the MICALL1 gene encoding MICAL-like protein 1 isoform X1, with product MVQMRLVHSVPGGTTSACRGALCWTLEQRVWGDVDAEAKQLRWRRTRASACRGTGDSCSNTDTGDFDALSKDNVFENNRLAFEVAEKELGIPALLDPNDMVSMSVPDCLSIMTYVSQYYNHFSSPGPASVSSPRKAQAPSSPPSGAPTPAQPGDRAQGEELSSGSLSEQGAHRTPSSTCAACQQHVHLVQRYLAEGKLYHRHCFRCRRCSSTLLPGAYRSGPEEGTFVCAEHCARLGPGGRSGTKAGPPLQPKQRQLAEEAEDVDGGGPGPGAPVGAEVDVPKAGPEARPQIPTKPRVPSKPQELGSSPAGRPTPAPRKASENTAPTPPTPRPRSSLQHETPGEPGGGSGLVNGRLHEPPVPKPRGTPKLSERTPAPRKDPPWITLVQAEPKKKPAPLPPSSSPGPPSRDSRRVENGGVAEVAQQSQVTAGLEPKPYNPFEEEEEEEEQEASPNAPGLTTGPALAHSESTPKSLHPWYGITPTSSPKTKKRPAPRAPSASPLALHTSRLSHSEPPSATPSPALSVESLSSEGPGQTPPGELLEPPVVPKSSSEPAVHAPDTPATSASLFANSSLSSSGELVQPSTDRTPQASPGLAPDTRGGPGPQPAKPCGGAAPTPLLLVGDKSPVPSPGTSSPQLQVKSSCKENPFNRKASPTASPTTKKATKGSKPARPPAPGHGFPLIKRKVQADQYIPEEDIHGEMDTIERQLDALEHRGVLLEEKLRGGVNEGREDDMLVDWFKLIHEKHLLVRRESELIYVFKQQNLEQRQADVEFELRCLLNKPEKDWTEEDRGREKVLMQELVTLIEQRNAIVNCLDEDRQREEEEDKMLEAMIRRKEFQREAEPEGKKKGKFKTMKVLKLLGNKRDTKSKSPGDKS from the exons AGATTTTGATGCGCTTTCCAAGGACAATGTCTTCGAGAACAACCGTTTG GCCTTTGAAGTGGCCGAGAAGGAGCTGGGGATCCCTGCTCTCCTGGACCCCAATGACATGGTCTCCATGAGTGTCCCTGACTGCCTCAGCATCATGACCTACGTGTCCCAGTATTACAACCACTTCTCCAGCCCGGGCCCAG CTAGTGTCTCATCACCTAGAAAGGCCCAGGCACCCTCCTCCCCGCCATCCGGAGCACCTACTCCAGCACAACCAGGAGACAGGGCTCAG GGTGAGGAGCTCTCCTCCGGCAGTCTGTCAGAGCAGGGTGCCCACCGGACCCCCAGCAGCACGTGCGCGGCCTGCCAACAGCACGTGCATCTGGTGCAGCGTTACTTGGCCGAGGGCAAACTCTACCACAGGCACTGCTTCCG GTGTCGGCGGTGCTCCAGCACGCTGCTCCCTGGAGCTTACCGAAGTGGGCCTGAGGAAGGCACCTTCGTGTGTGCGGAGCACTGTGCCAGGCTGGGCCCGGGTGGGCGGTCGGGGACCAAGGCCGGGCCGCCTCTGCAGCCGAAGCAGCGGCAACTTGCAGAAGAAGCCGAGGATGTGGACGGAGGCGGCCCCGGCCCTGGTGCACCTGTCGGGGCTGAGGTGGATGTGCCCAAGGCCGGCCCCGAGGCCCGGCCCCAGATCCCCACCAAGCCCCGGGTTCCAAGCAAACCGCAGGAGCTGGGCAGCTCTCCGGCCGGCCGCCCCACGCCTGCCCCGAGGAAGGCGTCTGAGAACACGGCCCCGACGCCCCCCACGCCCCGGCCCCGGTCCAGTCTGCAGCATGAGACCCCGGGGGAGCCGGGTGGTGGCAGCGGCTTAGTAAATG GAAGGCTGCACGAACCCCCCGTCCCCAAGCCGAGAGGGACCCCCAAGCTGTCTGAGAG GACACCAGCCCCCAGGAAGGATCCCCCATGGATCACACTGGTGCAGGCAGAGCCAAAGAAGaagccagcccccctccccccgagcAGCAGCCCCGGACCTCCAAGCCGGGACAGCAGGCGGGTGGAGAACGGAGGCGTGGCGGAGGTGGCCCAGCAGAGCCAGGTGACAGCTGGCCTGGAGCCCAAGCCCTACAACCCCttcgaggaggaggaggaggaagaggagcaggaggCATCCCCAAATGCACCCGGCCTGACCACAGGCCCCGCCCTGGCCCACTCGGAGTCCACACCCAAGTCCCTGCACCCCTGGTATGGCATCACCCCCACCAGCAGCCCCAAGACAAAGAAGCGCCCTGCCCCCCGAGCGCCCAGCGCCTCCCCACTCG CTCTCCACACCTCCCGCCTCTCACACTCGGAGCCTCCCTCGGCTACCCCGTCGCCAGCCCTCAGCGTGGAGAGCCTGTCGTCCGAGGGCCCCGGCCAGACCCCGCCTGGGGAACTTCTGGAGCCACCGGTCGTGCCCAAGAGctcctcagagcctgcagtcCATGCCCCTGACACCCCCGCGACCTCTGCCAGCCTCTTCGCcaactcctccctctcctcctctggggAACTGGTGCAGCCCAGCACAGACCGGACACCCCAAGCCAGCCCTGGCCTCGCTCCCGACACTAGGGGCGGCCCGGGGCCCCAGCCAGCCAAGCCCTGCGGTGGCGCTGCCCCCACGCCTCTCTTACTGGTTGGAGACAAGAGCCCCGTGCCTTCTCCTGGAACCTCATCCCCGCAGCTCCAGGTAAAG TCTTCCTGCAAGGAGAATCCCTTTAACCGGAAGGCATCACCCACAGCATCCCCAACCACAAAGAAGGCCACCAAGGGATCCAAGCCAGCCAGGCCACCTGCCCCAGGACACGGCTTCCCACTCATCAAGCGCAAG GTCCAGGCTGACCAGTACATCCCCGAGGAGGACATCCACGGAGAGATGGACACTATTGAGCGCCAGCTGGATGCCCTGGAACACCGTGGGGTCCTGCTGGAGGAGAAGCTTCGTGGCGGAGTAAATG AGGGCCGTGAGGACGACATGCTGGTCGACTGGTTCAAGCTCATCCATGAGAAGCATCTGCTGGTGCGGCGGGAGTCTGAGCTCATCTATGT TTTCAAGCAGCAGAACCTGGAGCAGCGCCAGGCGGATGTGGAGTTCGAGCTGCGGTGCCTTCTCAACAAGCCCG AAAAGGACTGGACAGAGGAGGACCGGGGCCGAGAGAAGGTGCTGATGCAGGAGCTCGTGACCCTCATCGAGCAGCGCAACGCCATCGTCAACTGCCTGGACGAGGACCGGCAGAG ggaggaagaggaagacaagaTGTTGGAAGCCATGATCAGGAGGAAAG AGTTCCAGAGGGAGGCTGAACCCGAGGGCAAGAAAAAGGGGAAGTTCAAGACCATGAAGGTGCTGAAGCTGCTAGGGAACAAGCGTGATACCAAGAGCAAGTCCCCGGGGGACAAGAGCTAA